A window of Cryptomeria japonica chromosome 3, Sugi_1.0, whole genome shotgun sequence contains these coding sequences:
- the LOC131874090 gene encoding uncharacterized protein LOC131874090: MASRMKIICYVLLGLIFASTLIDAAVAEERGGGERGGGGGRGGGGGRGGGPGHGDGGGGGGRGLSETDGGPGRGGGRGGGGPGRGGGGGRGGGPPGHGSFATLNNSHNLNINMTTW; the protein is encoded by the exons ATGGCATCCCGAATGAAGATAATATGTTATGTTCTATTGGGCCTTATATTTGCATCCACCCTGATTGACGCTGCAGTTGCGGAAGAGCGTGGTGGTGGAGAGCGTGGCGGTGGAGGAGGGCGTGGTGGAGGAGGTGGACGTGGTGGTGGTCCAGGgcatggtgatggtggtggtggaggaggacgtGGACTGAGCGAGACTGATGGTGGTCCAGGACGTGGTGGTGGACGCGGTGGAGGTGGTCCAGGacgtggtggtggtggtggtcgtGGAGGTGGTCCTCCTGGCCATG GGTCATTTGCCACTCTGAACAATTCACACAATTTAAACATAAATATGACTACATGGTAG